A single genomic interval of Cucumis sativus cultivar 9930 chromosome 7, Cucumber_9930_V3, whole genome shotgun sequence harbors:
- the LOC105436161 gene encoding uncharacterized protein LOC105436161 isoform X4, whose protein sequence is MRKKQSQAAKSEANAALITEAAQESTMTASERPESTNISLNKIKSPLTSQSTSKRKVNRFSIRRSERIQNSTPRNLKIQNVIEEITLSESDEEDELPTNHEKSLPPLKQEKDSPELMVKERKLEGKLDYIVNLFEAHGHTLDSIKTEVIKRSFPLETIPTPEMNYKSMYIASQKKIEELAEENRVLTQKLENALDRYEALCSTRMGIMMLLKCWRS, encoded by the exons ATCACAGAAGCAGCACAAGAAAGCACAATGACTGCCTCTGAGAGACCAGAAAGTACCAATATATCCTTGAACAAGATAAAATCACCATTGACCAGCCAAAGTACTTCTAAAAGGAAAGTGAATAGGTTCTCTATCCGTCGCTCTGAACGTATCCAAAATTCTACACCTCGTAACCTCAAAATACAGAATGTCATTGAAGAGATTACTCTTAGTGAaagtgatgaagaagatgagttGCCGACTAACCACGAGAAAAGTTTGCCACCTCTCAAACAAGAGAAAGATAGCCCAGAGTTAATGGTGAAGGAAAGGAAACTTGAAGGGAAACTTGACTATATTGTGAACCTATTTGAAGCACATGGCCATACTTTAGACTCAATAAAGACCGAG GTTATTAAAAGATCCTTCCCGTTGGAAACGATACCTACACCTGAAATGAATTACAAGAGCATGTATATAGCATCCCAGAAGAAG ATTGAAGAACTAGCTGAAGAAAATCGAGTTCTTACTCAGAAATTGGAGAACGCTCTTGACCGATACGAAGCA TTGTGCAGTACAAGAATGGGAATCATGATGCTTTTGAAATGTTGGAGAAGTTAA
- the LOC105436161 gene encoding uncharacterized protein LOC105436161 isoform X1, which produces MRKKQSQAAKSEANAALITEAAQESTMTASERPESTNISLNKIKSPLTSQSTSKRKVNRFSIRRSERIQNSTPRNLKIQNVIEEITLSESDEEDELPTNHEKSLPPLKQEKDSPELMVKERKLEGKLDYIVNLFEAHGHTLDSIKTEVIKRSFPLETIPTPEMNYKSMYIASQKKIEELAEENRVLTQKLENALDRYEAYKNGNHDAFEMLEKLKDVIVIPKGLRVSDSIQATSQPELEKTTSLDPGGVPPPSKRKKFNKQN; this is translated from the exons ATCACAGAAGCAGCACAAGAAAGCACAATGACTGCCTCTGAGAGACCAGAAAGTACCAATATATCCTTGAACAAGATAAAATCACCATTGACCAGCCAAAGTACTTCTAAAAGGAAAGTGAATAGGTTCTCTATCCGTCGCTCTGAACGTATCCAAAATTCTACACCTCGTAACCTCAAAATACAGAATGTCATTGAAGAGATTACTCTTAGTGAaagtgatgaagaagatgagttGCCGACTAACCACGAGAAAAGTTTGCCACCTCTCAAACAAGAGAAAGATAGCCCAGAGTTAATGGTGAAGGAAAGGAAACTTGAAGGGAAACTTGACTATATTGTGAACCTATTTGAAGCACATGGCCATACTTTAGACTCAATAAAGACCGAG GTTATTAAAAGATCCTTCCCGTTGGAAACGATACCTACACCTGAAATGAATTACAAGAGCATGTATATAGCATCCCAGAAGAAG ATTGAAGAACTAGCTGAAGAAAATCGAGTTCTTACTCAGAAATTGGAGAACGCTCTTGACCGATACGAAGCA TACAAGAATGGGAATCATGATGCTTTTGAAATGTTGGAGAAGTTAAAGGATGTGATTGTGATCCCGAAGGGTTTGAGAGTTTCGGATTCAATTCAAGCTACTTCTCAACCAGAACTGGAGAAGACTACATCTCTGGACCCTGGAGGTGTTCCCCCTCCAAGTAAGAGAAAGAAgttcaacaaacaaaattga
- the LOC105436161 gene encoding uncharacterized protein LOC105436161 isoform X2, with the protein MDYNMKITEAAQESTMTASERPESTNISLNKIKSPLTSQSTSKRKVNRFSIRRSERIQNSTPRNLKIQNVIEEITLSESDEEDELPTNHEKSLPPLKQEKDSPELMVKERKLEGKLDYIVNLFEAHGHTLDSIKTEVIKRSFPLETIPTPEMNYKSMYIASQKKIEELAEENRVLTQKLENALDRYEAYKNGNHDAFEMLEKLKDVIVIPKGLRVSDSIQATSQPELEKTTSLDPGGVPPPSKRKKFNKQN; encoded by the exons ATCACAGAAGCAGCACAAGAAAGCACAATGACTGCCTCTGAGAGACCAGAAAGTACCAATATATCCTTGAACAAGATAAAATCACCATTGACCAGCCAAAGTACTTCTAAAAGGAAAGTGAATAGGTTCTCTATCCGTCGCTCTGAACGTATCCAAAATTCTACACCTCGTAACCTCAAAATACAGAATGTCATTGAAGAGATTACTCTTAGTGAaagtgatgaagaagatgagttGCCGACTAACCACGAGAAAAGTTTGCCACCTCTCAAACAAGAGAAAGATAGCCCAGAGTTAATGGTGAAGGAAAGGAAACTTGAAGGGAAACTTGACTATATTGTGAACCTATTTGAAGCACATGGCCATACTTTAGACTCAATAAAGACCGAG GTTATTAAAAGATCCTTCCCGTTGGAAACGATACCTACACCTGAAATGAATTACAAGAGCATGTATATAGCATCCCAGAAGAAG ATTGAAGAACTAGCTGAAGAAAATCGAGTTCTTACTCAGAAATTGGAGAACGCTCTTGACCGATACGAAGCA TACAAGAATGGGAATCATGATGCTTTTGAAATGTTGGAGAAGTTAAAGGATGTGATTGTGATCCCGAAGGGTTTGAGAGTTTCGGATTCAATTCAAGCTACTTCTCAACCAGAACTGGAGAAGACTACATCTCTGGACCCTGGAGGTGTTCCCCCTCCAAGTAAGAGAAAGAAgttcaacaaacaaaattga
- the LOC105436161 gene encoding uncharacterized protein LOC105436161 isoform X5, protein MRKKQSQAAKSEANAALITEAAQESTMTASERPESTNISLNKIKSPLTSQSTSKRKVNRFSIRRSERIQNSTPRNLKIQNVIEEITLSESDEEDELPTNHEKSLPPLKQEKDSPELMVKERKLEGKLDYIVNLFEAHGHTLDSIKTEVIKRSFPLETIPTPEMNYKSMYIASQKKIEELAEENRVLTQKLENALDRYEAL, encoded by the exons ATCACAGAAGCAGCACAAGAAAGCACAATGACTGCCTCTGAGAGACCAGAAAGTACCAATATATCCTTGAACAAGATAAAATCACCATTGACCAGCCAAAGTACTTCTAAAAGGAAAGTGAATAGGTTCTCTATCCGTCGCTCTGAACGTATCCAAAATTCTACACCTCGTAACCTCAAAATACAGAATGTCATTGAAGAGATTACTCTTAGTGAaagtgatgaagaagatgagttGCCGACTAACCACGAGAAAAGTTTGCCACCTCTCAAACAAGAGAAAGATAGCCCAGAGTTAATGGTGAAGGAAAGGAAACTTGAAGGGAAACTTGACTATATTGTGAACCTATTTGAAGCACATGGCCATACTTTAGACTCAATAAAGACCGAG GTTATTAAAAGATCCTTCCCGTTGGAAACGATACCTACACCTGAAATGAATTACAAGAGCATGTATATAGCATCCCAGAAGAAG ATTGAAGAACTAGCTGAAGAAAATCGAGTTCTTACTCAGAAATTGGAGAACGCTCTTGACCGATACGAAGCA CTCTGA
- the LOC105436161 gene encoding uncharacterized protein LOC105436161 isoform X3, with translation MLEEITEAAQESTMTASERPESTNISLNKIKSPLTSQSTSKRKVNRFSIRRSERIQNSTPRNLKIQNVIEEITLSESDEEDELPTNHEKSLPPLKQEKDSPELMVKERKLEGKLDYIVNLFEAHGHTLDSIKTEVIKRSFPLETIPTPEMNYKSMYIASQKKIEELAEENRVLTQKLENALDRYEAYKNGNHDAFEMLEKLKDVIVIPKGLRVSDSIQATSQPELEKTTSLDPGGVPPPSKRKKFNKQN, from the exons ATCACAGAAGCAGCACAAGAAAGCACAATGACTGCCTCTGAGAGACCAGAAAGTACCAATATATCCTTGAACAAGATAAAATCACCATTGACCAGCCAAAGTACTTCTAAAAGGAAAGTGAATAGGTTCTCTATCCGTCGCTCTGAACGTATCCAAAATTCTACACCTCGTAACCTCAAAATACAGAATGTCATTGAAGAGATTACTCTTAGTGAaagtgatgaagaagatgagttGCCGACTAACCACGAGAAAAGTTTGCCACCTCTCAAACAAGAGAAAGATAGCCCAGAGTTAATGGTGAAGGAAAGGAAACTTGAAGGGAAACTTGACTATATTGTGAACCTATTTGAAGCACATGGCCATACTTTAGACTCAATAAAGACCGAG GTTATTAAAAGATCCTTCCCGTTGGAAACGATACCTACACCTGAAATGAATTACAAGAGCATGTATATAGCATCCCAGAAGAAG ATTGAAGAACTAGCTGAAGAAAATCGAGTTCTTACTCAGAAATTGGAGAACGCTCTTGACCGATACGAAGCA TACAAGAATGGGAATCATGATGCTTTTGAAATGTTGGAGAAGTTAAAGGATGTGATTGTGATCCCGAAGGGTTTGAGAGTTTCGGATTCAATTCAAGCTACTTCTCAACCAGAACTGGAGAAGACTACATCTCTGGACCCTGGAGGTGTTCCCCCTCCAAGTAAGAGAAAGAAgttcaacaaacaaaattga